Within Mercenaria mercenaria strain notata unplaced genomic scaffold, MADL_Memer_1 contig_2249, whole genome shotgun sequence, the genomic segment tactgttggtacggatcacttgtgtgaagtttcattaaattctgtcaaggggataaggagagatggtgcgcacaagattgcgtctacggacagacggacagacagacaacctgaaaccagtatacgcccaccccaccccccttacaactttgttgtcgggggataCAATAATCAGAAGCTAATAGATAATTccccattaaaaagttttgtctgaTCTAACAAACAATTATACCAAATTTGATTAAATCGCCAAACGGTTGTGAGTAACTTACACAATAGGTGTTAAACACTGCATATTGTTATAAAGATCGGTTATGTCAATTAGTAGAACTGACGTAAAAAGAAGTACTTTCCACAGGAATTTcattgcttttaaagttttatttgtcCAGGGTTTTAAAAATCACCACAACTTGCATTGTTTTTCGTGGTTCTTTGTTATTCCAAAGTATGATTTATTGCTAATACATCTGGAAATAAATCTGTTATTTACACGTTAGCAACTTTAACTGTCTTACATGGTGTCCTCACAAAGTGATTGGTACTGTTATAGATACAGAAATTTGAACGGCTTGTTTTTGAGCCGGCTAATTAATGAGCTcgttttgcctgtagtgaaatggtggcttattttcgagaccggcttatttttaaAACCGAATTATTTTCTGGATTTCAGGTTATACGTTTTCCATGTTGATATTGAAAACGTTCACAGATATTCCACTGCAACCGAACGGAGTTGAACAATGGCTAAATGATAATATGATTTCCATGAATTAGAGACATTCAAAATGGACTTACTGAATATGCGACTTCGATCTATATGTCTGCCAgtatttggcagagataaaataaacacaatatgAGTGGAGTTAGAAAAGTGGATATCTTTAAGAATTCGTTTTTTTAATCATAGAGAATGCTGTCTGATATATTGTGAGAAAAGAATGATCTGTTCTAACCTATATGAAAAGTCATCTGATATgatcatgtaaatattttttgtatggTAAAATAATTAAGCAATTATCAAGCCTGGCTTAGCTTATCCATTTTAACTTACTATACTTATTTTGATAGTAACCGCCGAAAGATAATTATAATGAAACGTTTagtgttatatttttaattatgaTACCGTATACTCAGGCTTGACCTGACCGTCGACAATGGCGAGAGCATTTTCGATCAAAAATTTATTGTCATCTTTTTGAACAATGCCTTGAATGTCGGCGAGTGTGACGTTGTTCAGTTTCCCTTCGATTTCATATTTACGatactgaaataaaagaaaagaaaggtATTTGCAAACTGATATGATACTTCCTTGCATTTTTAGTCCattacatgatgctacatacacATTACCTAAACTTCTGCTATAGTAGTTAGAGAGGAGAAGGCTTAATGTTTTGTTATTCAAGTCTGTGTAAAACAAGTGATCCTTGGTACTCGACTACTTTTGGCTTAAAGGTTATTATCAATATAAGTTTGATACACTTTTATTACACGATGCTAATATTACATATCTGTGCTTCAGATATTCTggtttaagacaaaaatattttaaaagcctTTATAAATAAGTCTCCATTTGGATGTTATAATTTTAGAGAGGACCATCCAGTAACCAGTCtagtattatataaaaacaaataaattgttgTTACCACTGTTGTAACACACTTTGAAGCTCTTGCTGCACCGGCAATATTAGACTTTCTTCCTTTACTTATAGTTGAAATGGAATTGATAAAAGATGATTTGCCATGTCCCGTAGGTCCAAACAGCAGAATTACAGGGTTGTACTCGACACCAGCAGGTTTAATTGTTGCCACTTTTTTCAGAAGATCGTCGCTAAACTAAAATGGTGACATTAAAATCCTCATAAAATTGTATAAACAATCTTGTAAAAAGTATGTTTTAGTGCGATTACTGATATTGTGTTTAAGAGTTTTACTGCTACCTACAGCTTTTTAATAGTAAAGTCCAAATTGCCGTGTATGAAGGTACTTTTTAGCTCGTccgagttttgaaaaaaaaatctacaagatattgttgtcacttgatcgtcggcgtcggtgttCGCGTCGGTTGAAATTATTGTTTAagtccatcttttctcaaaaatcaATAAGGACTGAAGCtttgaaacttcgcacacttgCTTTACGTGACTGTGTAGGCAGGGAACCTTACTCTGATATAATgctttttgtcaaaatgatggtctttttttgtacttagaacATTTGGGTGTCttggttagaatttttgtttaggtccaccttttctcaaaaacaataaAAGACACAGCGTTGAAACTtcgtacacttgtttatcattattagttgACTGTGTAGGCAAATCggatatgcattttgttagaattatggccctttgtgtACTTAAGAAAATATGAGTTTCTTGCTTTAGACTTTTGTTTAGGTCTGTGTTTCATCAGAAGTTATAAGTGGTAAAGCTTTGATACACATGTTTATCCTATTGGTTGACCATATGGGCTAAGAACTATAAATCTGTTATGCATTATGCCAAATTATGGCCCTTCTTtacatagaaaatttgaagatctattttcttacatattgtccagcattTGCAGATGAGTGATGGCATCCATAAGCGGTGGTCTTGTTAGAACATTTGTtactagttttattaaatataaaagtcAATTAAGCAAACAACTTTGCCGACCATCCGGTATTTTCCTGAATCAACAAAAGATaagttttcactttttgtttttgtcgaCCAGTAAATTTAACGTGTTTATTGACATTTTAATGACCTTTCGGTGAAGgttgttaacatattttttgGAATTTAAACAATAGGTAGACcttatggtccgagagctcacggacttttattgaaacaattgaggccaaaagaagtttatacatttttagaaacaatatttcatatcttccatgaaaacccatttcttaag encodes:
- the LOC128552297 gene encoding interferon-induced protein 44-like encodes the protein MGNAAWRYHGTEFQWTDKFSDDLLKKVATIKPAGVEYNPVILLFGPTGHGKSSFINSISTISKGRKSNIAGAARASKCVTTVYRKYEIEGKLNNVTLADIQGIVQKDDNKFLIENALAIVDGQVKPEYTVS